One window of the Asticcacaulis sp. SL142 genome contains the following:
- a CDS encoding endonuclease/exonuclease/phosphatase family protein: MKALLLTCFVMIWATSLVNSAHAETPLLLMSYNIRYDNPDDVPPWTERRPHMAAQIAFNDPDIFGVQEALIPMVGYLTQNLSGYAHYGVGRDDGAEAGETTTIFYRRDRFERLSAQTLWCSKTPDRPSKDADADLPRTFTRLILRDRVSGQVLDIRNAHFDHKGAQARENCARQIMALAPAPDAFLIIMGDFNTGPKSAPYRILNAGPLRDARSVSPIVFGPKGTYNGFDIRRTDGEAIDHIFIDRRLRVTRFGTLTDSFEGKVISDHFPLMTEVLLP, encoded by the coding sequence ATGAAAGCGCTTTTACTTACCTGTTTCGTCATGATCTGGGCCACATCTCTGGTCAACAGCGCCCACGCGGAAACACCGCTCTTACTGATGAGCTACAATATCCGCTACGATAATCCCGACGATGTGCCGCCCTGGACGGAGCGCCGACCGCACATGGCGGCTCAGATCGCCTTCAACGATCCTGATATTTTCGGCGTGCAGGAAGCCCTGATCCCTATGGTCGGCTATCTGACCCAAAACCTTAGCGGCTACGCGCATTACGGCGTCGGACGGGATGACGGAGCCGAAGCGGGCGAAACCACCACGATCTTTTATCGCCGCGACCGCTTTGAGCGCCTGTCAGCCCAGACCCTGTGGTGTTCAAAAACACCGGATCGTCCGTCAAAGGACGCCGATGCCGACCTGCCGCGCACCTTTACCCGTCTGATCCTGCGCGACCGGGTCAGTGGTCAGGTGCTCGATATCCGCAATGCCCACTTTGATCACAAAGGCGCGCAGGCCCGCGAAAACTGCGCCCGCCAGATTATGGCCTTAGCGCCTGCCCCCGATGCCTTTCTTATTATCATGGGCGATTTCAATACCGGCCCCAAAAGCGCGCCCTACAGGATATTGAACGCAGGCCCCTTACGCGATGCCCGCAGTGTCAGCCCGATCGTCTTTGGCCCGAAAGGCACCTACAATGGCTTTGATATCCGCCGCACCGATGGCGAGGCCATAGATCACATATTTATTGATCGCAGACTTCGGGTCACCCGCTTTGGCACCCTGACCGACAGTTTTGAAGGCAAGGTCATATCCGATCACTTTCCGCTGATGACCGAAGTCCTTTTACCGTGA
- the groES gene encoding co-chaperone GroES has protein sequence MSFRPLGDRVVVKRVEEEAKTKGGIIIPDTAKEKPQEGEVVSVGPGARNDKGDIVALEVKAGDRVLFGKWGGTEVKIDGEDLLILKESDILGIVNR, from the coding sequence ATGAGCTTTCGTCCGCTGGGCGACCGCGTTGTGGTCAAAAGAGTAGAAGAAGAAGCCAAGACCAAGGGTGGGATCATCATCCCCGATACCGCTAAAGAAAAGCCGCAAGAAGGCGAAGTCGTCTCGGTCGGCCCCGGTGCCCGTAACGACAAGGGCGACATCGTCGCTCTGGAAGTCAAGGCTGGCGACCGCGTCCTGTTCGGTAAGTGGGGCGGCACCGAAGTCAAGATCGACGGCGAAGACCTGCTGATCCTGAAAGAATCCGACATCTTGGGTATCGTGAACCGCTAG